The DNA region CCACCGTGTGTTTCAGCACGTCCACAACCGCCTGCCACTCTTCCACACTCATGCAGTACCCGGTGGGATTATTGGCGACACCGTTAAGAATGATGACAATATTTTTCTGGCGTGACAGGATATCTTCCACTTTTTCCCTGAAAGCATCCACATGGAAATGACCGTCTTCTGTAAGGAATTGGAAAGAAGCAACCTTGCGATTCGGATAGTCAATCAAAGAATCATAAGCCCCCCAATGCCAATCAGTAATCAAAACTTCATCTCCATCAGCAGAATAATTATGAATAGCATGATGCAGCGCGCCTGTACCGCCCGGAGTCGCGCAGGCATTAATATATCCGCTCGGGCGGGACTCTCCGAAGCACTGGTCAATGCAGCTTTCCAGGAACTTTTTATATCCCTGGATAGGTGCATACGCGATAATCTGCCGGGGCGACAGCCTTGCATAAGCTTCCTTTACTACCTCAAGCTCCACTAAATTTCCGTCTTCATCAAGAATGGATCCTACAGTCCCGTTAATGACTTTATCTTTGCCGATTTTATCAGCCAAAGCCACGGCCCTGTTATTTGCCGCAAAAATGTTGTCCTGCGCGCTTTTCCCCCGCGCCTGCGGTGCTGCTACACTAAACATACGATCTCCCCCTTCCAAACTGCTCATCGCTGTTACGCTACGACTTTCATATGTTAAAGATACAAATTTATTTTACCATCATGGAAAATACGCTGCAATAAATAAGACAATACATAAGGAATTTTATTCCCCTTACCACCTACAATTGAAATGAACGGAACCGACCCCCGTAAAAACTGACGACATTGTCTCATGCGCGGACAGATAAATGATTTTCGGAAGATGCGCTCCACTTCTTCCGCTCCGTTTCATTTTGCCAATGAATGAGTAGAGAAATAAGGAAAGCAAGAGCAAGCATTCCCGAAAAAAGACTGAGTGTCGCGCTGTAACTGCCGGTCGCCTCTTTCATGAGTGCCAATATGACCGGTCCTGCTATCCCCGCAATCCCCCAGGCTGTAAGAATGCTTCCGTGGATAGCCGCCAGCTGGCGGACACCAAAAATATCGGAAAGGAAAGCGGGCATACAGGAAAATCCGCCGCCATAGCAGCTGATAACGGCAAGCACAAGAAACTGGAATACAAAGCTGTCCGTTATATCCGACAGACGATAAAATGCAAATACTTCAAAAGCAAAGAAAATCATATATGTCACACCGCGGCCAATCCAGTCAGAAACAGTGGACCAGAAAATACGCCCCCCACCATTGACGACGCCGATGATTCCTACAAAGGATGCCGCTTCCGGCGGTGCCATACCGATCACATCCTGTGCCATAGGAGATACGACGGCAAGAAGACCGATGCCGCAGGTAATATTTGTAAAGAAAATCCACCACAAAGCGTACCATTTCCAAGTCCGCATCGCTTCCTTACGCGTAAGCTGCGGGCCGAGGACAGTACGCTTCTTTCCTTTCTCCATTTCCGCCTTCAATACATCTTCAAGACAGGGAACCACCTCTCCCGGACGGGGCGCCCGAAGGTAAGATGCAGAAAGCGCCATTACCGCCGCATAGACCGCGGCAAGAATAAGGAAATTCCCTGCCAGCCCCACCGTCACAGTGAGGTACTGCATGGCAGGGCCCGCAATAAGAGCAGCAAATCCAAATCCCATAATAGCCAGACCCGTAGCAAAACCACGGTGCAGAGGGAACCATTTCACCAGCGTGGATACCGGAGTGATATATCCTGTTCCCAGTCCGATTCCTCCGATACATCCGTAAAACAGGTACAGGAGCACCGCCGACTTCACATAAACGGCTAATGCCGTCCCCACCATGGCGGAGGCGAAGAAACAGGCAGAAACCAGTCCCGACTTGCGCGGGCCAAGACGCTCCACAATACCGCCAAGAAATCCTGCGGAAAGCCCAAGAAATAAAATGGCAATAGAAAACGCCCACGTAGTTTCCGAAAGAGATAATCCCATTCCCGCCATAACAGGCTTCGTGAGAACGCTCCAGGCATATACACTGCCGATGCAGATATGAATGCCTGCCGCCGCAAGCGCAATAAGCCAACGATTCCTTTTCATATAATCCCCTCCATTACTAGCTGAATGAAGGGAAACCAATAAGCGCAAAACCGCCTGAGTAGGTTTCCCTGCCCAGACGGTCGGCTTGTTTTCGAAATAGGAAGTTCACGTGGTCAATTCCACAGAATCCGTCAGTTCTTCCTATCCTTTAGATTGTGCAGTCATCGTATCATGAAAAATTCTTTCCGTCAACAGAAAACCCACACCATCTGTCTATCCTCTTTATCCCATGTCAGCCTGCCTGCCGTTTTTTAGAATCTGTGGGAATAAGAAAGTCTCCAGTTAAGCGGGAGTTCCAAGTTTCCATAACGGTTTGCGTAATTCTTGTGATCCAGGAGGTTGTTCAAGGTCAAGGAAACCGTATCCCGCGGGGTTATGTCATAAATCGTATTCCATGTCAGACGGATACGGGACGGTACATCCCCATAAATGGAGTAGCATTCACGGTCACCGAGATACTTGAAAGTCATCGTGCTCCGCACTTTATCCGCACGGTATGTAAGCGCAGCAGCTATATCAATACGGCCTGCATCCTGCTCCCATTTGGAATTCTTCTTCGAGGGATCCCTGATTTCCGGATTGCCGTACCCCAGTCCCAAAGAATAATCCCAATGGGCATTTACGGTTCTTGCAAATTCCGCTTCCACCCCGGTATTTCTGAACTCTCCTTTATTGATAGCATGCTGGAGCCCGGTGAGAGGATCTTTATCAGACCAGCCGAGTTTGTTGTCAAAATCCATATGGTACACGGCAAATTTCAAACTGCTTTTATCCCCGATAAGCTTTTTCACACCGGTTTCATAAGTCCAGCCTTTTTCAGGCTTCAGCCCGCCGGCAGCAGCCTTGTTGCTAAAATAAGCATCAACGGTCGGCATCTGGAAAGCGCGCCCCACGTTGATATACCACGATGTGGTGTCATTGATTTTATACAGTGTCTGGAACTGGGGATTGATAATCCTCTGATCATCAAAAGGATCGTCGATCATTTCCCCGCGCAGTCCCACCGTCGTGCTGAAACGATCGTTAAACGCATGATCCCACGACAAATACAACGCATTGTTCGTGCGGTGCGCCTTATTTGATGATTTAACAAGGCTCGTATAATCCTCACGCTTGAAGCTGTATCCCGTGATCAAGGTATCCCTTTCGCCAAGTTTCCATTCTTTCTGCACATCGGCAATATAACTTTCCAGATCGGCAGAGGCAGATATTCTGGCATTCTTTACATGGTCCCAGCCGTCCGCCTGACGGTAGTTGTATCCGAGCGTCGCCTTGACTCCATTGTCTTTCCCCTGATAGTACAATCCCGTAGTTATACGCCTGTCCTGATAGGTATAATCATACTTTACAGGCCTTCTTCCCGTTTTGATGCCGCCCCTTGTAATCGTGCCGTCCTGGAACATGAAATTGAAAGACAACTCATCCGTCAGCTTGCCTGCAACAGCAGCACGGTTTTTCTGTCCTTTCCCGATCCACCAGTCAATACTGGATCCACGGGGAAAATCATTGGCACGTGTATAGTCGTCAGAATATTCCTTCGACAGGCTCACCAGCAAACGGTCGCCTGCATAAGTTACACCGAAATCCTTATAATAATTTCCCACGGTTCCTTTGAGAGAAATTCCCTGTTTTGCCTGCCCAGGCTTTTTCGTAATGATATTCACCACGCCGCCCATCGCTTCGCTGCCGTACAGAGTTCCTGCCGCCCCCTTGATGATTTCTACCTTCTCAATCATTTCGACAGGAATCCCGTCAAGAGAATTGTAATTCTTCAGATTCATAGGGATGCCGTCCACCATGACAAGAGTGCCCCTGTCATAACCACGGATAACCGTACGTCCCGAACTGAAACCGAAATCCTGCCCACCATCGCCATAACCTGTACTGGTAAGGCCCACCTGGCTTTCAATGATATCAAAAGCATTTTTATAACCTGCCTCCTCAATCTTCTTAGCGGTGACCACCGTTTCCGTCGCAGGTGTTTCTATTTCTGTCGTTTCCATCCTCTGCGCCGTAACGACGACAGGATTCAGCGTGTAAACCTGATCTGCTGCCGCAGCTCCACTCCAGCCCGCCAGTGACAGCAGTACTGCCCCTGCCAGTAATTGATTTTTCTTCATCATCATTCCTCCTCTGATAATATTTTTTCCCGTACTGCCAAATGATTTGCCGCACCCCATCCTTTCGTGTCAACTAATACATATAAAAACAATGTATCTATCACCAGCAGAAGAAAGCTGTCCGATGTTTCGCCTATCCTGCATGATGAAAAGCAATAAAAAAGCAATGATCGTACCACAAAAAAATTCCTTTGTGAAATCCTCATTGCCCCTGTAGGTAATATAAATACTTCGCTTATTATTATTTTATGCGAACCACTTATATTATTTACTTTACATAATCATATGTCAATCATAAAAAATGTTTTCTTCATAATAGACTTATTCCTCAAAAAGAAAAAGCCATGCACACGCACAGCTTTCTCAATTCTCACATCAGAATTTATATTCCACTCCTGCCAGGAAGTTGCGTCCTAAGTTGTAGAACGTGGAGGAAGACGAAGAAATGATGTCATGCCGGTTGAACAGGTTATCAATATTCAGGAAGAAACGGGCATTTTCATTTGCCTGATAGGAAAAGTTCAGGTCAGTGAAGAACTGGCTCTTGAAAGATTTGTACGGCGTGTAGTCACGAATACGTTTCCCCAGATAAGCAAACTCAAAAGCGCTTGTTAGCTTGCCGGTCCTGTAAACGATACCGCCGTTCCACTGCACCTTGCCGTAATAATCATGCCAGTCCCCTGTTGTACCGCCGGCCTTCCTTTCCTGCTTCTCCGGATGCCCGAAAGTCAGTCCCGTGTGGTAGGACAGGTTTTCATTTTCATTTCTTGTCCATTCGAGTTCAATACCGGTATTTCTTACATCTTCATTGGCATATTTGATATCTCCCACTACACCTGCGCCGACTTTTGCTTCCAGGCTGTCCTTGATTTTGTAGTGGAATGCGGCCAGGCGCCAGGATGACTTGCCTATATTTTTCTTTGCGCCGATTTCATAGTGGGTTCCTGTCTGCGGACGAAGTCCCGGAGAGGCGATGACATTGCCGCCGCCATAAAGCTGTTTGAAAGTCGGCATCATGAATGACTTTCCCGCCTTGGCATAAATCATGGTATCTTCACTCAGATCATGCATAAGAACCAGTTCGGGCGTAAATTTGTCATACCTATTTCCTGCATCATCTTTTGCAACCCAGGTCTGGCGAAGATTCAGGTTCGCCCTTGTCGCCCTGGTGAAATCGTATTCCAGCTGTCCATAAAGAGAGTACATATTGCGCGCATAGTGATAAGTATTTCCATCGACAACGTCCGCCATGTCCCTGCGGAAATCACCGCCGATAAGGACGGAACCCTTATCAAAATGCCAGCGGTTGGACAAATTGAACCCAATGGTCTCATCATTATTTTCTGTCTTTGTGAAAATCCGCTTGTCGGGGTCATATCTTCCCCTTTTCGCGTAAGGCGCTACTTCCGTTTTGCTCTTACCGGTGGACATATCTCTCTTATGATAGTAAAAATCCGCTTTCAGGTCATCCTTATCATAATGAAGCCCCGCCACGTTTTCGCGGGTCTTGTAAATCATATCCTGGCCGGGCTGCCCTTTATTCTTTCCGTTGCGTCCGTCATAACGGTATACATAGTGGCTGTTGTTCTCCGAGTACGCATGGGTAAAATAAAGACCATCAGTGATATTGTAACGCCAGTCTACATAATTATGCTCAGCACGGATGATATTGTAATACATCCCTGCCGGACGGCCGCCGTCAGGATGGGAAATATGATCTACTTTCCCCATGTGGTCATAGGAATAAGTAATCCCGAATTTATCCCCTGCCTGCGCGCTGACTGCATAGTTCTGCTGTCCATAGTTGCCAAAGCCCGCTTTTACCTTGGTATCCCTTGTCCCTTTGGTGATGATATTAATAACACCACCGCTGGCTTCTGAACCATAAAGAACCGCACCGCCTCCGCGGACAATTTCTACTTTTTCCACGGAATCGGAAGCAATATCCTGAAGACTGTACATGCCGCTCTGATTCATCGGAACACCGTTCACAAGAACGAGCGTGCCTTTTTCAACGCCGCGGATCACCGCCTTTGCCGTCATTGTCCCCTGGGAGAGACCGCGGGGCCCCTGGCTGCTGGTAATAATACCTGTGGAGAACTTGAGCGCTTCCTGCATATTGGCGGCTCCGGTTTCACGAATCTGTTTATCCGTGATAATCTCCACCGCTGCCGGCGTTTTTAATTCTTTCGTATCTGTACGTTCCGCCGTGACAATGACGGGATCCAAGGTATAGATCTCCGCCGCATCTGCTGCACTCCATCCTGCCAGCACAAGCAATAAAGCCCCTGCCAGCGCCGTGTTCTTTTTCTTCATACTTTTCCTCCTCCGGCTGCGAAAAGCCGATTTTCCCAAACAGCTTCCCCTAACCAATAAATGAAATTCTATATCATTGATTTCCGGCAAGGCTTTCCCATGTTTCGCCTGCGAAAATGAAATGAACGAAAAAACAAGAGACTCTCCCTTCTCTGATTTGTGGATCTGTCCTCTTAAAACGTTTTTCCCCCTGTCAGCGCATTAATTCTTTTACAGGAAGATTTCTTATATTATCTGCACATTCATAATAATTTGTCAATAAATTCGTTATGTATCCTTCAGTAATTATCATCACGCTGTCTTAAAATCCTTTTATTTCTCTTACCATTCGTAAAAATATATTTATTTACCTGTAAAACAATCAAATTCCACTCCGGAAATACATCTGTAAACCAATTTTACTCATACAAAAACCGGCTCTTTATAAAGCCGGCTTTCACATTTCCATAACATTTAGGCAAAAAGTTCATCAGGCAAGACTTTATTCTTTCCTTCTTCAATGGTAAAGATAGAAGCGAGAAGTTTTTTCGTATACGGGTCTTTTGCCAGTGTCAGATCGCGAATCGTTTCTACCACTTTCCCTTTCTGCATGACTATGATTTTGTCACAGAATGTATTGGCAAGGGCAAGATCATGACAGATAAAAAGATAGGCTACCTGTCTTTCCCGCTGAAGCCGGGTAAGGAGTTCGATCACGGTTTTCTGTACGGACATATCCAGTGCCGAGGTCGCTTCATCACAAATGATGATTTCCGGTTCCAGTACCAAAGCTCTTGCGATGGCGATACGCTGCCGCTGTCCGCCT from Dialister invisus DSM 15470 includes:
- a CDS encoding TonB-dependent receptor plug domain-containing protein; this translates as MMMKKNQLLAGAVLLSLAGWSGAAAADQVYTLNPVVVTAQRMETTEIETPATETVVTAKKIEEAGYKNAFDIIESQVGLTSTGYGDGGQDFGFSSGRTVIRGYDRGTLVMVDGIPMNLKNYNSLDGIPVEMIEKVEIIKGAAGTLYGSEAMGGVVNIITKKPGQAKQGISLKGTVGNYYKDFGVTYAGDRLLVSLSKEYSDDYTRANDFPRGSSIDWWIGKGQKNRAAVAGKLTDELSFNFMFQDGTITRGGIKTGRRPVKYDYTYQDRRITTGLYYQGKDNGVKATLGYNYRQADGWDHVKNARISASADLESYIADVQKEWKLGERDTLITGYSFKREDYTSLVKSSNKAHRTNNALYLSWDHAFNDRFSTTVGLRGEMIDDPFDDQRIINPQFQTLYKINDTTSWYINVGRAFQMPTVDAYFSNKAAAGGLKPEKGWTYETGVKKLIGDKSSLKFAVYHMDFDNKLGWSDKDPLTGLQHAINKGEFRNTGVEAEFARTVNAHWDYSLGLGYGNPEIRDPSKKNSKWEQDAGRIDIAAALTYRADKVRSTMTFKYLGDRECYSIYGDVPSRIRLTWNTIYDITPRDTVSLTLNNLLDHKNYANRYGNLELPLNWRLSYSHRF
- a CDS encoding L-lactate MFS transporter → MKRNRWLIALAAAGIHICIGSVYAWSVLTKPVMAGMGLSLSETTWAFSIAILFLGLSAGFLGGIVERLGPRKSGLVSACFFASAMVGTALAVYVKSAVLLYLFYGCIGGIGLGTGYITPVSTLVKWFPLHRGFATGLAIMGFGFAALIAGPAMQYLTVTVGLAGNFLILAAVYAAVMALSASYLRAPRPGEVVPCLEDVLKAEMEKGKKRTVLGPQLTRKEAMRTWKWYALWWIFFTNITCGIGLLAVVSPMAQDVIGMAPPEAASFVGIIGVVNGGGRIFWSTVSDWIGRGVTYMIFFAFEVFAFYRLSDITDSFVFQFLVLAVISCYGGGFSCMPAFLSDIFGVRQLAAIHGSILTAWGIAGIAGPVILALMKEATGSYSATLSLFSGMLALAFLISLLIHWQNETERKKWSASSENHLSVRA
- a CDS encoding TonB-dependent receptor plug domain-containing protein, whose translation is MKKKNTALAGALLLVLAGWSAADAAEIYTLDPVIVTAERTDTKELKTPAAVEIITDKQIRETGAANMQEALKFSTGIITSSQGPRGLSQGTMTAKAVIRGVEKGTLVLVNGVPMNQSGMYSLQDIASDSVEKVEIVRGGGAVLYGSEASGGVINIITKGTRDTKVKAGFGNYGQQNYAVSAQAGDKFGITYSYDHMGKVDHISHPDGGRPAGMYYNIIRAEHNYVDWRYNITDGLYFTHAYSENNSHYVYRYDGRNGKNKGQPGQDMIYKTRENVAGLHYDKDDLKADFYYHKRDMSTGKSKTEVAPYAKRGRYDPDKRIFTKTENNDETIGFNLSNRWHFDKGSVLIGGDFRRDMADVVDGNTYHYARNMYSLYGQLEYDFTRATRANLNLRQTWVAKDDAGNRYDKFTPELVLMHDLSEDTMIYAKAGKSFMMPTFKQLYGGGNVIASPGLRPQTGTHYEIGAKKNIGKSSWRLAAFHYKIKDSLEAKVGAGVVGDIKYANEDVRNTGIELEWTRNENENLSYHTGLTFGHPEKQERKAGGTTGDWHDYYGKVQWNGGIVYRTGKLTSAFEFAYLGKRIRDYTPYKSFKSQFFTDLNFSYQANENARFFLNIDNLFNRHDIISSSSSTFYNLGRNFLAGVEYKF
- a CDS encoding pyridoxal phosphate-dependent aminotransferase; protein product: MFSVAAPQARGKSAQDNIFAANNRAVALADKIGKDKVINGTVGSILDEDGNLVELEVVKEAYARLSPRQIIAYAPIQGYKKFLESCIDQCFGESRPSGYINACATPGGTGALHHAIHNYSADGDEVLITDWHWGAYDSLIDYPNRKVASFQFLTEDGHFHVDAFREKVEDILSRQKNIVIILNGVANNPTGYCMSVEEWQAVVDVLKHTVEGKDKNAVLIPDVAYLDYSGEKQECRRFFKVFGGLPKNILTIVAYTLSKGFTLYGQRQGAMIGITSDADVAKEFVDINQYASRATWSNCNSAAQNVMIDICSDSAKVARLDAERNKYFKLIGERAAIFMEEAKDAGVKFVPYISGFFITIPLEGAQKVCDCLEKDNVFLVPMKKGIRLAVCSVSKEKMKGLAAKLAAAIETAGAKQ